From a single Leishmania infantum JPCM5 genome chromosome 36 genomic region:
- a CDS encoding putative eukaryotic translation initiation factor 3 subunit 8 has product MNFFAISSSESDSESDKSLLREEVPEAQINPFWFEWTDEEELEERQEVIPKKEKAANSIQALCDTFDYNAGNESWREALEAFKRMCDEVHMFVRKYKVAPQGLQNCLQDMPNLAEHLEGKGREDFANRLEFKSLKELVALVEETEKLYKKELEELAKGPEIDDGAQDEDEDAGAELTETEYAQILEDISGSREVNLVGKVEKVIRACARKGYTNLEISAMGIAVSAVLRRDSRKLLVSSDTWERAFKWGAKFFSRMIAAANVRFVEDSSSVNARNIVVPGGIHGFLTYLHTELVNKSKFEEVASQEYLKIITFENELAVLADRALGYYQARKRIEPSKACISILFDILGQRRQEAHQLFYDSLSSTDNLTIISESVFDTVRALHKLSLQLRPSVALSASGVCHVAYQYGLCGLYREGRDYLLRTGVVNSIAVSDAPLAILLNRAIAQLGLAAFIAGDIPTAHQLLRTIWGLRSNQVLIGQSPPPKSVLDDEHAEMEYRNLLLPPHMHMPVAQLELASVLSGLLMGVKMEAQNPYERNHMERYVYNTVTRTPDLMGKPFSFKEQVAVAYEHLKAGNYIAAKEQVEAMTTFDTLPSGKETRKRYLQSLKEVALLVFCYTNRTNFSTMSVVNLAIKFDMEESDVRRAVNEILSENTTLSAYWDRDDAYLYLDRNNATRLQHLVKGTSESISNLAKHCESRLRANGGRGRGRGGVAGGRGGAGGRGAGGRGRGGR; this is encoded by the coding sequence ATGAATTTTTTCGCGATCAGCTCTAGCGAGAGCGACAGCGAGTCGGATAAAAGCCTGCTCCGCGAGGAGGTGCCGGAGGCGCAGATCAACCCTTTCTGGTTTGAGTGGACCGATGAGgaagagctggaggagcgccaGGAGGTGATACCcaagaaggagaaggcggccaACTCTATTCAAGCGCTGTGCGACACGTTTGACTACAATGCCGGCAATGAATCGTGGCGCGAGGCGCTCGAGGCGTTTAAGCGCATGTGCGATGAGGTACACATGTTTGTGCGCAAGTACAAGGTGGCGCCGCAGGGATTGCAGAACTGCCTTCAGGACATGCCGAACTTGGCGGAGCATCTGGAGGGTAAGGGTCGCGAGGACTTTGCGAATCGTTTGGAGTTCAAGAGCCTGAAGGAGCTCGTCGCATTGgtggaggagacggagaagcTTTACAAGAAGGAgctcgaggagctggcgaaggGCCCAGAGATCGATGACGGTGCGCAGGACGAAGACGAGGATGCCGGTGCGGAGCTGACGGAGACCGAATATGCACAGATCCTCGAGGACATCTCCGGCTCCCGCGAGGTGAACCTGGTGGGCAAGGTCGAGAAGGTGAttcgcgcgtgtgctcgcaAGGGATACACGAACCTGGAGATCTCTGCGATGGGTATCGCCGTCTCGGCTGTCCTGCGCCGCGACAGCCGAAAGCTTCTGGTGAGCTCCGACACGTGGGAGCGCGCCTTCAAGTGGGGGGCCAAGTTCTTCAGCCGCATGATCGCCGCTGCTAACGTCCGCTTCGTCGAGGACTCCTCGTCGGTGAATGCACGCAACATTGTCGTGCCTGGCGGCATCCACGGCTTCTTGACGTACCTTCACACAGAGTTAGTGAACAAGTCAAAGTTTGAGGAGGTGGCCAGCCAGGAGTACCTTAAGATTATCACCTTCGAAAACGAACTTGCCGTGCTCGCTGATCGTGCCCTAGGCTACTATCAGGCCCGCAAGAGGATTGAGCCGTCGAAGGCGTGTATTTCCATCCTCTTCGACATCCTcggccagcgccgtcagGAGGCCCACCAGCTCTTCTACGACTCCCTCTCGTCGACAGACAATCTCACCATCATCTCGGAGTCTGTCTTCGATACCGTCCGCGCCCTCCACAAGCTTAGCCTTCAACTGAGGCCCAGTGTTGCGCTCTCAGCGTCGGGTGTGTGCCACGTTGCGTACCAGTACGGTCTGTGCGGCCTGTACCGCGAGGGTCGCGACTACCTGCTTCGCACAGGCGTGGTCAACAGCATCGCCGTCTCCGATGCCCCGCTGGCTATTCTGCTGAATAGGGCCATTGCCCAGCTCGGGTTGGCCGCGTTTATCGCGGGCGATATCCCTACGGCGCACCAACTGCTGCGCACCATTTGGGGTCTCCGGTCGAACCAGGTGTTGATCGGccagtcgccgccgcccaagTCGGTGCTGGATGACGAGCACGCGGAGATGGAGTACCGAAACTTGCTTCTTCCTCCCCACATGCACATGCCcgtcgcgcagctggagctTGCGTCCGTTCTCTCCGGCCTCCTCATGGGCGTGAAGATGGAGGCGCAGAATCCGTACGAGCGCAACCACATGGAGCGCTACGTGTACAACACGGTCACGCGTACCCCAGATCTCATGGGAAAGCCGTTCTCATTCAAGGAGCAGGTGGCCGTTGCCTACGAGCACTTGAAGGCCGGCAACTACATTGCTGCAAAGGAGCAGGTGGAGGCGATGACCACGTTCGACACCCTTCCATCGGGCAAGGAGACGCGCAAACGGTATCTGCAGAGCCTGAAGGAGGTCGCGCTGCTCGTGTTCTGCTACACGAACCGCACGAACTTCTCCACCATGTCTGTCGTCAACCTGGCCATCAAGTTTGACATGGAGGAAAGTGACGTGCGTCGTGCAGTCAACGAAATACTATCAGAGAACACAACGCTGAGCGCGTACTGGGACCGCGATGACGCGTACTTGTACCTGGACCGCAACAACGCGACACGCCTCCAGCACTTGGTGAAGGGGACGTCGGAGAGCATCTCCAACCTGGCGAAGCACTGCGAGAGCCGACTTCGTGCGAACGGTGGCCGTGGCCGCGgtcgcggtggcgtggcCGGTGGTAggggcggtgccggcgggcGTGGGGCTGGCGGACGTGGCCGTGGTGGCCGCTAA